The following nucleotide sequence is from Chromobacterium rhizoryzae.
GCCGTTGCTGCTGGCGTTGGGCGTGGCGGCCACGCTGTCGTACACCGATTTGTCGCCGCCGTGATCCATGTCGCGGATCACCGTCACCGCGGTGCTGGTGTCCTTCAGCGAGCGTTTGAGCTTTTCACCGGTGACGGTGACCGTGGGCAGCGCGGTTTGCTGGTCCTGAGCGTCGGGCGCCGCCAGCGCCGCGTGCGAGAGCGTCAGGCCGCTGATGCCGGCCAGCGCCAGCCGGGCGGACAGGGCAAGGGGAAGGCGTTTCAGATTGTGTTCCATCGTGCTGCGATTCCTGTTTTTTTTGTGCGTGACTCGAGATCGGCGCGCTTCTGAAGTTCGGCGGCGTCGTCTGGCTGGCGAGGAATCGTTGGCTACTGCGGCGAGGGGAACGAGGAGCGCGGACGGCCCTTGCGGGTCGTTGCGATCACCAGGGGCAAATGATAGTATTTCTCATTCGCATTATGCAAATAAGGTGCGAACATTCTTGCTCAAGCACCGCGGAAAACGCCAGGAAACAAGATGCAGACAATGGAAGAAACGGCGTGGAATCAACACGCTGCGCGCAGTGCGGCTTGCTTGCAACACCCTGAGACGGGCCAGCCGGCCTGGTGGGAGCGCCTGGCCACCGTGGGCGCGCCGCTCACCGAACGCCTGCCGGACGGCAGCGTATGCGTGACCTTTCTCTGGCGGGACCCCAACGGACCCGCCGCCCGTTCTCCGCTGGCCCGCGTCTACGTGGACGTCAATTCCGTCACCGATCACCATCGCGCCCAGCCGCAGTCGCTGGCGCGGCTGGGCGACACCGACGTCTGGTGGTGGCAGACCGAGCTGCCGGCCAACTGGCGCGGCAGCTACGCCTATATTCCAGTCACCGCCGAGCAGGCTCCGCCGGCGCCGGACGCCGACGCGCGCGCCAGCCGGCTGCGCCACCGCCAATGGTGGCTGGACATCATGAGCCGGGCGGCGGCGGACCCGCTCAACCCCCGCGCCGGCTATGTCAGCAGCTGGGGCGCGCCCTTGTCCGCGCTGCATCTGGACGCGGCGCCGGACCAGCATGCCTGGCAAGCCTGGGATCTGCGCCGCCAGGGCGCGGACCCGGCGCGGCTGAGCGTGATCCAGTGGGACAGCGCGCGGCTGGGCAAGACGCGCAGGGTCTGGCTGTACCAAACCGGCGCGCTGCCGGTCAAGGAGCGCGGCGAGCGGCCGCTGGCCATTTTGCTGGACGGCCAGCACTGGGCCGAGCGCATGCCGGTGTTCGCCGCGCTGGACGCGGACACCCGGCGAGGCCGGCTGCCGCCGGCGGTTTATCTCTTGGTGGACGTCATCGACAACCGGCATCGGGAGCAGGACCTGCCCTGCAACGCCGATTTCTGGCTGGCGCTGCAACAGGAACTGCTGCCGCAGGCGGAGCGCGTCGCGCCGTTCAGCGCGCGGCCGGAACGCACGGCGGTGGCGGGGCAGAGCTACGGCGGCCTGGCGGCGATGTTCGCCGGCCTGCGCTGGCCGGAGCGTTTCGGCTGCGTGCTCAGCCAGTCCGGCTCCTTCTGGTGGCCTTACGTGGAACTGCACGAACGCGCCCGCGCCGTCAGCGAACGACGGCTGCCCGGCAGCCGCGGCCGGCTGACGGAGCAACTGGAGGCCGGCGAACTGCCGCCCGGACGGCTGCGGGTATATCAGGAAGTGGGCAGCCGCGAAGAAGTGATGCTGGACGTCAACGCCAGCCAGCGCGCGGCGCTGGAGCGCGCCGGCCATTGCGTGCGCTACCAGGCGTTCGAAGGCGGCCACGACTGGCTGTGCTGGCGCGGCGGCCTGCTGGACGGACTGGCCTGGCTGTGGCGGGAGCCGGCGGAAGGTTGAGCCGGCGGGAGGGGGCTGAACTCCGGTTCTCAAGCCCCGCGCGGAATCACCATCGGCGTATGGCTGACCGGATCGTCGATGATCAGGCAGCGCAGGCCGAACACCTGTTCGATCAAATCCGCGGTGACGATGTCGCGCGGCGCGCCCTCGGCCACGATGCGGCCGTCGCGCATCGCGATCAAATGGCTGGCGTAGCGACAGGCGTGGTTGATGTCGTGCAGCACCGCCACCAGCGTGCGGCCGCCGTCGCGGTTCAAGCGGCGGAACAACTCCAACAGCTCGATCTGATGCGCGATGTCCAGATAGGTGGTCGGCTCGTCCAGCAGCAGCAGCGGCGTTTGCTGCGCCAGCGCCATCGCCACCCACACCCGCTGGCGCTGGCCGCCGGACAATTCGTCCACCAGCCGGTCCGCCAGCGCGTCGGTGCCGGTGGCCGCCAGCGCCAGGCTCACCGCCTCCTCGTCCTCCCGGCTCCATTGCCGCAACAGGCTCTGATGCGGGTAGCGCCCGCGCGCCACCAGGTCCGCCACGGCGATGCCGTCCGGCGCCACCGCGCTTTGCGGCAGCAAGCCCAGCTGCCGCGCCACCGTCTTGGCCGGGAAACTGTGGATGTCGCGGCCGTCCAGGCACACCTGGCCGGACAGCGGCTTCAACAGCCGGCTCAGGCTGCGCAGCAAGGTGGATTTGCCGCAGCCGTTGGGGCCGATGATCACGCTGAAGGAGCCGTCGGGGATCCGCACGTCCAACTGCTCGCAAATGGTGCGCTGGCGGTAGCCCAGCCGCAGGCGCTCGCCGCGCAGCCGCGGCAGGTCCGCGCCGGCCGCCGGCGCGGCGTCCAGTTTCAAATTCAGGGAAGTCACGGTTTTCGGGCTCCGGTTTGACGCAGCAACAGCCACAGCAGATACAGGCCGCCAATGCAGATGGTGACGACGCCCACCGGCAGCTGACGAGGATAGAAGAACTGCTGGGCGCCGTAATCCGCGGCCAGCAGCAAGAGCGCGCCGGTCCAGGCCGCGGTCAGCGGGCTGGTGGCCTGGGTGCGGCGCAGGCGCAGCGCGATTTGCGGCGCGGCCAGCGCGATGAAGGAAATCGGCCCGGCCGCGGCGGTGGCGGAAGCGATCAGCGCCACCCCCAGGCCCATCAGCCACAGCCGGGTGCGTTCCGCCGGCACGCCCAGCGCGCTGGCGCAGTCGTCGCCCATCTCCAGCAGGCGCATGCGCCGCTGCAGCGTCAGCGCCGCCGCCATCGCCAGCAGGCAGCACAGCGCGGAGGGCAGGCCCTTGTTCCAGGTCATGCCGTTGAGCGTGCCCGCCCCCCAGGTGGCCGCGCTCATCGCCGCCTCCAGGCTGGCGTTGATCAGCAGCCAGTGATTGAGCGCGCTCAGCATGGCGCTGACGGCGATGCCGACGATGATCAGGCGGAAGCCGTGCGCGCCTTGCCGCCAGGCCAGCAGATACACCAGGCCGGCGGACAGCAGGCCGCCGGCCAGCGCGCCGCCGGCGATCTGGAAATGGCCGCCGTTGAACAGGGTGATCACCACCAGCGCGCCGGTATAGGCGCCGGTGTTGAAGCCCACCACGTCCGGGCTGCCCAGCGGGTTGCGGATCAAGGACTGGAAAATCGCGCCGCTCATGCCCAGCGCCGCGCCCACCACCAAGGCCATCAATACCCGCGGCAGCCGCCATTGCTGCACCACCGCCACCTCCAGCCGGCCGCCCTGGCCTTGCAAGGCCTGCCACACTTGTTCCAGGCTCATGGGCAAGGCGCCGGCGCGCAAGCTCATCGCCGCCAGCGCCGCGCAGGCGGCGGCCAACAGCAAACAGGTCCACAGCCCGCCCAGCGCCAGCCGGCCGTTGCAGCGGCCGTCCGGGCTGCCCCAGCTCAACACCGCCGGCTTCACGAGCGGCCTCCGGGCGCGGCGTGGCGGCGCGCCAGCCAGATCAAGGCCGGCGCGCCGATGAAGGCGGTGACGATGGAGACTCGCAGCTCGCCCGGCGTCAGCAGGCGGCCGACGATGTCCGAGCTCAACAGCAGAATGGGGGCCAGCAGCAAGGTGAAGGGCAGGGTCCAGCGCAGATCGGCGCCGCCCAGCCAGCGGGCCAGATGGGGAATCATCAGGCCGATGAAGGCGATGGGGCCGGCCACGGCGGTGCTGGCGCCGCACAGCAGGGTGATGGCCAGCACCGCGCCGGCCTGGATCAGCAGCGGCCGGCCGCCCAGGCTCACCGCCAGATCGCTGCCCATGCCCAAAGTGTTCAAGGGCCGCGCCAGCAGCAGCGCCAGCAGGCCGCCGGCGGCGATGACCGGAGCCACCAGCGCCACCGGGGTCATGCTGCGCACGTCCAGCGTGCCGGCGTTCCAGTAGCGCAGCTGATTGAAGGCCAGCGGGTCCAGCAGGGTGATGGCGGTGGACAAGCCCATCAGCACCGCGCTGACGGCCACGCCGGCCAGCACGAAGCGCAGCGGGTCCATGCGGCGCCCGCGCGCGCCCACCGCGTACACCAGCAAGGTGGCGCCCAGCGCTCCGGCGGCGGCGCAGCCCAGATAGCCCAGCTGGCTGTCCACGCCCCAGGCCGCCACGCCCAGCACCATGGCGAAGCTGGCGCCGGCGTTGACGCCCAGCACGCCGGGGTCCGCCAGCGGATTGCGCGACAGCGCCTGGATCAGCGCGCCGGACAGGCCCAGCGCCGCGCCGGCCAGCAGGCCCAGCAGGGTGCGGGGCAAGCGGCCTTGCAGCACGATCACGCTGTCCGGATCGCCGCCGCCGTGCAGCAGGCTGCGCCATACGACGGAGGCCGGAATCGATTTGGCGCCCAGCATCAGGCTTAACAGGGCAATGGCCGCCAGCGCGGCCAGGCAGCACAGCAACAGAGTCAGGCGGCGGCTTGGCGGCGCCGTGGGCGCGAGCAGGGCCGAGGCGGGACGGATTGACATGATCAAATGCAAATGATTCCTAATACAGACTGCTGATGTTACCATGCGGC
It contains:
- a CDS encoding ABC transporter ATP-binding protein, whose translation is MTSLNLKLDAAPAAGADLPRLRGERLRLGYRQRTICEQLDVRIPDGSFSVIIGPNGCGKSTLLRSLSRLLKPLSGQVCLDGRDIHSFPAKTVARQLGLLPQSAVAPDGIAVADLVARGRYPHQSLLRQWSREDEEAVSLALAATGTDALADRLVDELSGGQRQRVWVAMALAQQTPLLLLDEPTTYLDIAHQIELLELFRRLNRDGGRTLVAVLHDINHACRYASHLIAMRDGRIVAEGAPRDIVTADLIEQVFGLRCLIIDDPVSHTPMVIPRGA
- the fepG gene encoding iron-enterobactin ABC transporter permease, with product MKPAVLSWGSPDGRCNGRLALGGLWTCLLLAAACAALAAMSLRAGALPMSLEQVWQALQGQGGRLEVAVVQQWRLPRVLMALVVGAALGMSGAIFQSLIRNPLGSPDVVGFNTGAYTGALVVITLFNGGHFQIAGGALAGGLLSAGLVYLLAWRQGAHGFRLIIVGIAVSAMLSALNHWLLINASLEAAMSAATWGAGTLNGMTWNKGLPSALCCLLAMAAALTLQRRMRLLEMGDDCASALGVPAERTRLWLMGLGVALIASATAAAGPISFIALAAPQIALRLRRTQATSPLTAAWTGALLLLAADYGAQQFFYPRQLPVGVVTICIGGLYLLWLLLRQTGARKP
- the fepD gene encoding Fe(3+)-siderophore ABC transporter permease yields the protein MSIRPASALLAPTAPPSRRLTLLLCCLAALAAIALLSLMLGAKSIPASVVWRSLLHGGGDPDSVIVLQGRLPRTLLGLLAGAALGLSGALIQALSRNPLADPGVLGVNAGASFAMVLGVAAWGVDSQLGYLGCAAAGALGATLLVYAVGARGRRMDPLRFVLAGVAVSAVLMGLSTAITLLDPLAFNQLRYWNAGTLDVRSMTPVALVAPVIAAGGLLALLLARPLNTLGMGSDLAVSLGGRPLLIQAGAVLAITLLCGASTAVAGPIAFIGLMIPHLARWLGGADLRWTLPFTLLLAPILLLSSDIVGRLLTPGELRVSIVTAFIGAPALIWLARRHAAPGGRS
- the fes gene encoding enterochelin esterase, producing the protein MQTMEETAWNQHAARSAACLQHPETGQPAWWERLATVGAPLTERLPDGSVCVTFLWRDPNGPAARSPLARVYVDVNSVTDHHRAQPQSLARLGDTDVWWWQTELPANWRGSYAYIPVTAEQAPPAPDADARASRLRHRQWWLDIMSRAAADPLNPRAGYVSSWGAPLSALHLDAAPDQHAWQAWDLRRQGADPARLSVIQWDSARLGKTRRVWLYQTGALPVKERGERPLAILLDGQHWAERMPVFAALDADTRRGRLPPAVYLLVDVIDNRHREQDLPCNADFWLALQQELLPQAERVAPFSARPERTAVAGQSYGGLAAMFAGLRWPERFGCVLSQSGSFWWPYVELHERARAVSERRLPGSRGRLTEQLEAGELPPGRLRVYQEVGSREEVMLDVNASQRAALERAGHCVRYQAFEGGHDWLCWRGGLLDGLAWLWREPAEG